The following proteins are co-located in the Nocardia bhagyanarayanae genome:
- a CDS encoding MFS transporter → MTLEVPPRKSGRNRSAPWNRRRPTASIAAAVKEPPTARTASTSRATRVVNGGILGEKIGRKAVLSLSLLIMGIVSGLIGLLPSCETIGIAAPILLVILRILQGFGASAELGSAIAVAYEYADERTKGRFGALPALDAQVGLLGASLAVTGVTSFGKEFLYDWGWRISFVASFAVVGVGYWIRRNMPETPDFERVTTEAKRRKGFQVFLDLLKLDWRGLAVVAAVYGGYAAISYTFKTSRCPTSHSSRTWRPTSAFSESPWPARRRSSRCRASGLGAGREVSGATAGGRVPLAALAIVTVSPTHATWGVSLLIIGAAVLVVAGVVFDQKDRVGLRIAGAGTPPGARKL, encoded by the coding sequence ATGACGCTCGAGGTGCCGCCACGCAAGAGTGGGCGAAATCGGTCGGCGCCATGGAATCGCCGCCGTCCAACCGCGTCGATCGCCGCTGCGGTGAAAGAACCTCCCACTGCCCGTACGGCATCGACCTCACGCGCGACCCGGGTCGTGAATGGCGGCATCCTAGGCGAGAAGATCGGTCGCAAGGCGGTGCTGTCTCTGAGCCTGCTGATCATGGGTATCGTGTCGGGATTGATCGGATTGCTGCCGTCCTGCGAGACGATCGGTATCGCGGCGCCGATCCTGCTGGTGATCCTGCGGATCCTGCAGGGCTTCGGTGCGAGCGCCGAGCTGGGAAGTGCGATCGCGGTCGCCTATGAGTACGCCGACGAGAGGACCAAGGGCCGTTTCGGGGCGTTGCCCGCACTCGACGCCCAGGTCGGACTACTCGGTGCCTCGCTGGCGGTGACCGGTGTGACCAGCTTTGGCAAGGAGTTCCTCTACGACTGGGGTTGGCGTATCTCGTTCGTCGCGAGCTTCGCCGTGGTCGGTGTCGGCTACTGGATCCGGCGCAATATGCCGGAGACGCCGGACTTCGAGCGGGTGACGACGGAAGCCAAGCGGCGCAAGGGGTTCCAGGTGTTCCTGGATCTGCTGAAGTTGGACTGGCGTGGGCTCGCGGTCGTCGCGGCGGTCTATGGCGGCTATGCCGCGATCTCCTACACCTTCAAGACTTCTCGCTGTCCTACCTCACACAGTTCCAGGACGTGGCGGCCAACGTCGGCGTTTTCGGAATCACCCTGGCCAGCACGGCGGCGATCATCACGGTGCCGCGCGTCCGGGCTCGGCGCGGGGCGCGAGGTCAGTGGAGCGACAGCGGGCGGCAGGGTCCCGTTGGCGGCCTTGGCCATCGTGACCGTCTCGCCCACACACGCGACATGGGGTGTCTCGCTGCTGATCATCGGCGCGGCTGTTCTGGTGGTCGCCGGTGTGGTCTTCGACCAGAAGGACCGGGTGGGCTTGCGAATCGCTGGTGCCGGTACACCGCCTGGGGCTCGGAAACTCTGA
- a CDS encoding low temperature requirement protein A, whose product MSAPHLPLARAVSPLELFFDLVFVLALGQLTHHFVAHISWRGAAETLVALIAVVGIWTFTTFEITMLDVERASTKIVTVVVMALGLFANAGIAHAFDDSPWLFVVPMLAALIGPCVYAAVTAPSDALRGHFLRVLLWFAVSTPLWVIGAAVKPETRLWFWAAAAGIDLIGTWSAHPIPGRRIDSRLLAFDAEHIVERMRLFLIIMLGETVLTLGRVITGHHDDALVLTLAFGCFLALVCLWQMYFARAEHEVVRHITHTTDPIAAVHLGLSAIYGVVAGLVMFAAGAEMLLGHAHIDRAGTAGVLVLTGPAVYLLAQAFYFYRETRGDWLPRVVGAAVLIATAILAYRVPPWLVVVLLVLILGVLAVRLSRASGSARTVSA is encoded by the coding sequence ATGAGCGCACCGCATCTGCCGCTCGCCCGGGCGGTCTCGCCACTGGAACTGTTCTTCGACCTGGTCTTCGTCTTGGCGCTGGGTCAGCTCACCCACCACTTCGTCGCACACATAAGCTGGCGGGGCGCGGCCGAGACCCTGGTGGCGTTGATCGCGGTGGTGGGTATCTGGACGTTCACCACCTTCGAGATCACCATGCTCGACGTCGAACGCGCGAGCACGAAGATCGTGACCGTGGTGGTGATGGCGCTGGGCCTGTTCGCGAACGCGGGGATCGCGCACGCGTTCGACGACAGCCCGTGGCTGTTCGTGGTGCCGATGCTCGCCGCGCTGATCGGTCCGTGCGTCTACGCCGCGGTGACCGCGCCCAGCGACGCCTTGCGTGGGCACTTTCTGCGGGTGCTGCTCTGGTTTGCGGTGTCCACTCCCCTGTGGGTGATCGGCGCGGCAGTGAAACCAGAAACGCGCCTGTGGTTCTGGGCGGCCGCAGCGGGGATCGATCTGATCGGAACCTGGTCGGCCCACCCGATCCCCGGGCGGCGGATCGATTCGCGCCTACTGGCGTTCGACGCCGAGCACATCGTCGAACGGATGCGGCTGTTCCTCATCATCATGCTCGGCGAGACCGTACTGACGCTAGGACGGGTGATCACCGGACACCACGACGACGCGCTGGTGCTGACCCTCGCCTTCGGCTGCTTCCTGGCACTGGTGTGCCTGTGGCAGATGTACTTCGCCCGCGCCGAGCACGAGGTGGTCCGCCACATCACCCACACCACCGACCCGATCGCCGCCGTACACCTCGGACTCAGCGCGATCTACGGGGTGGTGGCCGGGCTGGTGATGTTCGCCGCGGGCGCGGAAATGCTGCTCGGGCACGCGCACATCGATCGCGCCGGAACCGCGGGCGTCCTCGTCCTGACCGGCCCGGCCGTCTACCTGCTCGCGCAGGCCTTCTACTTCTACCGTGAGACGCGTGGTGATTGGCTGCCCCGCGTCGTCGGTGCTGCCGTACTGATCGCCACGGCGATACTTGCCTACCGCGTGCCGCCGTGGCTGGTCGTGGTGCTGCTCGTGCTGATCCTCGGTGTTCTCGCCGTTCGACTCTCCCGCGCGAGCGGCTCCGCGAGAACCGTAAGCGCATAG
- a CDS encoding Zn-dependent alcohol dehydrogenase yields the protein MTRAALFERAGAPLRLAEIEIASPGPGEVVVDVAATGVCHSDVGVFSGKLPAPAPLVLGHEGAGVVAEVGAGVDDLAVGDHVVLSWLANCGTCYYCQRAEQHLCGRPRTMLGAHTLPDGSTRMSLDDTPVRQFCGLGTFSQRTVVPAGAAIRISDRVPIASAALLGCGVLTGFGAAVKTGGVRVGDAVAVIGCGGVGLNAVQGARIAGATTIIAIDVHTDRLALATRLGASHTLTAGPDVVKQVQRLTGRRGADVVIEVAGRQETVNQAVAMARRGGTAVLVGAGPGVGVDEVFNNVVMSGKTVKGCLYGSAHVRRDIPQLVELYQRGALLLDELVTETFDFDNIARAVDYCAGENGARAVVLS from the coding sequence ATGACACGAGCAGCACTGTTCGAACGGGCCGGTGCGCCACTGCGGCTGGCCGAGATCGAGATCGCGTCACCCGGTCCCGGCGAGGTCGTCGTCGATGTCGCCGCCACCGGTGTCTGCCATTCCGACGTGGGGGTGTTCTCCGGGAAGCTCCCCGCGCCCGCGCCTTTGGTGCTCGGCCACGAGGGTGCCGGTGTCGTCGCCGAGGTCGGGGCAGGCGTGGACGATCTGGCCGTCGGCGATCATGTCGTGTTGTCGTGGCTCGCGAATTGCGGCACCTGCTACTACTGTCAGCGCGCCGAACAGCACCTGTGCGGCCGTCCGCGAACCATGCTCGGCGCCCACACGCTGCCTGACGGCAGCACCCGGATGAGTCTCGACGACACACCGGTGCGCCAGTTCTGCGGGCTCGGCACATTCTCCCAACGCACCGTCGTGCCGGCGGGCGCGGCCATCCGGATCTCCGACCGGGTGCCGATCGCCTCCGCTGCCCTGCTCGGATGTGGCGTGCTCACCGGATTCGGCGCCGCGGTCAAGACGGGCGGTGTCCGGGTAGGCGACGCCGTCGCGGTCATCGGTTGCGGTGGGGTGGGCCTGAACGCAGTACAGGGTGCCCGGATCGCAGGCGCCACCACCATCATCGCCATCGATGTCCACACCGACCGGCTCGCACTCGCCACCCGCCTCGGTGCGTCCCACACCCTCACCGCAGGCCCGGACGTCGTCAAACAGGTGCAGCGGCTCACCGGCCGCCGCGGTGCCGACGTCGTAATCGAAGTGGCGGGACGCCAGGAGACCGTCAATCAAGCGGTGGCGATGGCCAGGCGCGGTGGCACCGCAGTTCTGGTCGGCGCGGGGCCCGGTGTGGGCGTGGACGAAGTGTTCAACAATGTGGTCATGTCCGGCAAGACGGTCAAGGGCTGCCTGTACGGCTCGGCGCATGTCCGGCGCGACATTCCCCAACTTGTCGAGCTCTATCAGCGTGGCGCATTGCTGCTGGACGAATTGGTCACGGAGACATTCGATTTCGACAACATCGCGAGGGCGGTCGACTACTGCGCCGGGGAGAACGGCGCTCGCGCGGTAGTCCTTTCCTGA
- a CDS encoding class I adenylate-forming enzyme family protein: MGMSLNYITDAIAAQMPAVDPNRPAVALGNEPALSWLELRAAELRYARALQQAGVRKGDRVGLLLRNCTDYIALYLAIGRVGAIAVRLNWRLTAPELLFALDDSDPGVLVFDPEFGATLAGIRDDIAVTTYVARGDSGSLDGAVPLAEFAAEDSDATGFPVVSAEDPVSLMYSSGTTGRPKGALFSHGNALWIGSIQAQRWRIGSETVSQTSGPLFHAGGFEVLLLPALTSHGTAITFPSGNFTLENFLDVADRHGATDVLLYPFMLFDLLRGDEDIIERVPQTLRRIVTGGDIVMPWVYDELENRLPGVELVQSYSLTEGGAVSTSLEFDRARGHESSIGTPQAMTEIKVVRPDGSRTAVGEVGEICVRSGGVSIGYWNRPDADRATFINGWCHSGDLGSVDAEGFLTIAGRAKDMYRSGGENVYPAEIEMVLTGHPDVADAAVIGVPDQRYVEVGAALVVATEGSSLDIEELRGWLGERLAKYKVPKHFYVVGELPRNANGKVLKNVLRDTYGQTTTTETDT; encoded by the coding sequence ATGGGGATGAGCCTGAACTACATCACCGACGCCATCGCCGCGCAGATGCCCGCCGTCGATCCGAACCGGCCCGCTGTCGCCCTCGGCAACGAGCCCGCATTGAGCTGGCTCGAACTGCGCGCCGCCGAGCTGCGCTACGCGCGGGCGCTGCAACAGGCAGGGGTGCGCAAAGGCGACCGGGTGGGTCTGCTGCTACGCAACTGCACCGATTACATCGCCCTCTACCTGGCCATCGGTCGGGTCGGCGCGATCGCGGTACGCCTCAACTGGCGGCTCACCGCACCGGAATTGCTTTTCGCGCTCGATGATTCCGATCCCGGCGTGCTCGTGTTCGATCCCGAATTCGGCGCCACGCTGGCCGGCATCCGCGACGACATCGCGGTGACAACCTATGTCGCGCGCGGCGATTCCGGTTCCCTCGATGGAGCGGTTCCACTGGCCGAATTCGCCGCCGAGGACTCCGATGCCACTGGTTTCCCGGTCGTGAGCGCCGAAGACCCGGTGTCGCTGATGTATTCATCGGGCACCACCGGACGACCCAAGGGCGCGTTGTTCTCCCACGGCAACGCCCTGTGGATCGGATCGATCCAGGCGCAACGCTGGCGCATCGGCAGCGAAACCGTGAGCCAGACCAGCGGGCCGCTGTTTCACGCGGGCGGCTTCGAGGTCCTGTTGCTGCCGGCACTGACCTCCCACGGCACCGCGATCACCTTCCCGTCGGGCAACTTCACGCTCGAGAACTTCCTGGACGTCGCCGACCGGCACGGCGCCACCGATGTTTTGCTCTACCCCTTCATGCTGTTCGACCTGCTGCGTGGCGACGAGGACATCATCGAACGCGTACCGCAGACGCTGCGGCGCATCGTCACCGGCGGTGACATCGTGATGCCGTGGGTCTACGACGAACTCGAAAACCGCCTCCCCGGTGTCGAACTGGTGCAGTCCTACAGTCTCACCGAAGGCGGCGCGGTCAGCACCAGCCTCGAGTTCGATCGGGCCCGAGGCCACGAGAGCAGTATCGGCACCCCACAGGCCATGACCGAGATCAAGGTCGTCCGGCCGGACGGCTCACGCACCGCTGTCGGCGAGGTCGGTGAGATCTGTGTGCGCAGCGGCGGCGTGAGCATCGGTTACTGGAACCGGCCCGACGCCGACCGCGCCACCTTCATCAATGGCTGGTGCCACTCCGGTGACCTCGGCAGCGTCGATGCCGAGGGCTTTCTGACCATCGCCGGACGGGCAAAGGACATGTACCGCAGCGGCGGTGAGAACGTCTACCCCGCCGAGATCGAGATGGTGCTCACCGGACACCCCGATGTCGCCGACGCCGCCGTGATCGGCGTGCCGGATCAGCGTTACGTCGAAGTGGGTGCCGCACTCGTCGTCGCGACCGAAGGCAGCTCCCTCGACATCGAGGAGCTGCGCGGCTGGCTCGGTGAACGTCTCGCCAAATACAAAGTGCCCAAACACTTCTACGTCGTCGGCGAATTGCCACGTAACGCCAACGGCAAGGTCCTCAAGAACGTGCTGCGCGACACCTACGGGCAGACCACAACAACGGAGACGGACACATGA
- a CDS encoding CaiB/BaiF CoA transferase family protein: MDRPTSTERQSTGPLTGLKIIELAGLGPGPWCGMLLSDLGAEVLRIDRPDAVGALRTDLGASNGRQPAFVNDRGRRSVAIDLKHPDGVKTVLRLVEQADALIEGNRPGVTERLGVGPEACWARNPRLVYGRATGWGQDGPLSQTAGHDLNYLSLTGLLAAMGPRGGAPAIPLNLLGDFAGGGLMLAMGLLSALWEARGSGRGQVVDAAMVDGIALLGGVFYGQRQAGMLELERGTNMLDGGAPFYRVYETADGGWMAVGAIESKFFAELLDVLGLEPELADTQWDRAGWTSMRDRFAEVFFSRTRAQWETAFAGREACTTPVLDLDEALKHEHALARHSFVPVDGVLQPAPAPRFSRTPGGVQGPSVPAGTNTTGALLDWGFDPPELDTLRAAGAVH, encoded by the coding sequence ATGGATCGACCGACCTCGACCGAAAGGCAGTCTACGGGACCGTTGACCGGACTCAAGATCATCGAGCTGGCCGGGCTCGGGCCCGGACCGTGGTGCGGGATGCTGCTCAGCGACCTCGGCGCCGAGGTCCTGCGCATCGACCGGCCCGATGCCGTAGGTGCCCTGCGCACCGATCTGGGCGCGAGCAACGGGCGTCAGCCGGCCTTCGTCAACGATCGCGGACGACGATCGGTGGCCATCGATCTCAAACACCCCGACGGCGTGAAAACCGTTCTACGCCTGGTCGAACAGGCCGACGCCCTCATCGAGGGCAACAGGCCGGGTGTCACCGAGCGACTGGGCGTGGGGCCGGAGGCATGCTGGGCGCGCAATCCCCGCCTGGTCTACGGCCGGGCGACGGGGTGGGGTCAGGACGGACCTCTCAGTCAGACGGCCGGACACGATCTCAACTATCTCTCCTTGACCGGCCTGCTCGCCGCGATGGGCCCGCGAGGTGGTGCCCCCGCGATCCCGCTCAACCTGCTCGGTGACTTCGCCGGCGGTGGCCTGATGCTGGCCATGGGGCTGCTGTCGGCGCTGTGGGAGGCTCGCGGCAGCGGACGCGGACAGGTGGTCGACGCCGCGATGGTCGACGGCATCGCACTGCTCGGCGGCGTCTTCTACGGCCAACGGCAGGCAGGGATGCTCGAGCTCGAGCGCGGCACGAACATGCTCGACGGCGGCGCGCCGTTCTACCGCGTGTACGAAACCGCCGACGGTGGATGGATGGCGGTCGGCGCCATCGAGTCCAAATTCTTCGCCGAACTCCTCGACGTCCTCGGACTGGAACCCGAACTCGCCGATACCCAATGGGATCGCGCGGGCTGGACGTCGATGCGTGACCGGTTCGCGGAGGTGTTCTTCTCCCGCACCCGCGCGCAATGGGAAACCGCCTTCGCCGGGCGTGAAGCCTGCACCACACCGGTTCTCGACCTCGACGAAGCGCTGAAGCACGAGCATGCCCTGGCACGACACAGTTTCGTCCCGGTCGACGGCGTGCTGCAGCCCGCGCCCGCGCCGCGGTTCAGCCGCACCCCCGGCGGGGTCCAAGGTCCGTCGGTACCGGCGGGGACGAATACCACTGGCGCACTCCTCGACTGGGGTTTCGATCCACCCGAGCTCGACACCCTCCGTGCCGCGGGCGCGGTCCACTGA
- a CDS encoding aldehyde dehydrogenase family protein yields the protein MHLHNIIYILHRDRISGLRRNRLAGTGTDHRSSTEGGIVKISGVEVAHADDVLVGGALGPAMGDSSTIVAPATGEPVAIVRQPSVADALAAVDAADTARETWARTPLPERMAATARWFDLVDARSAELDLVWAVEAGMPLRHGRALHRFGTTAAWRSALDKAEEMLSEQQRSSELGQVLLRREPVGVVVAILPYNGPVVTIASKVVPALLAGCPVVIKGAPESHLTMALVAECALSAGFPAGVVNIVCGPVEIGKALTRDPRVDLVSLTGGHVAAQDVLAATHGRYARTQLELGGKSPALILDDAPLDRALRALVPGATNGAGQVCALLSRILVSERRHDELIDKLRAGWERLTIGDPLDPKTHLGPLINEAARHRTENFVAKATADGAHLVTGGKRPPHLDAGWFYEPTLFTHVSEDAELVQREVFGPVTAVQVYRDLDDAVRLANATVFGLSGAVFTADTDLGIEVARRIRAGAVAVNTFGPAMSAPFGGVGASGWGRESGPEGILGFTELKQILVGS from the coding sequence TTGCACCTCCACAACATTATATATATTCTACACCGGGATAGAATTTCTGGCTTGCGCAGGAATCGCCTGGCCGGAACCGGGACAGACCACAGGTCGTCGACTGAAGGTGGAATAGTGAAAATCTCCGGAGTGGAGGTCGCCCATGCCGACGACGTGCTGGTCGGCGGCGCGCTCGGTCCCGCCATGGGCGACAGTTCGACCATCGTCGCGCCGGCCACCGGTGAGCCCGTCGCCATTGTCCGGCAGCCCTCCGTAGCCGACGCGCTCGCGGCGGTCGACGCCGCAGACACCGCGCGCGAGACCTGGGCCCGCACTCCCCTTCCCGAACGGATGGCCGCGACGGCTCGCTGGTTCGACCTCGTCGACGCGCGATCAGCCGAACTGGACTTGGTGTGGGCCGTCGAGGCGGGGATGCCGCTGCGTCATGGGCGCGCACTGCACCGGTTCGGCACCACTGCGGCATGGCGGTCCGCGCTCGACAAGGCCGAGGAGATGTTGAGCGAACAGCAACGGTCGTCCGAGCTGGGGCAGGTGCTGTTGCGCCGGGAACCGGTGGGCGTGGTGGTGGCGATCCTGCCCTACAACGGGCCCGTCGTCACGATCGCGTCCAAAGTGGTGCCCGCGCTGCTGGCCGGCTGTCCCGTCGTCATCAAGGGCGCGCCCGAATCGCATCTGACGATGGCGCTCGTCGCCGAGTGCGCATTGAGCGCGGGCTTCCCGGCAGGCGTGGTCAACATCGTCTGTGGTCCGGTGGAGATAGGTAAGGCATTGACTCGTGATCCCAGGGTCGACCTGGTGTCGCTGACCGGCGGGCATGTCGCCGCCCAGGACGTGCTGGCCGCGACCCACGGCCGCTATGCCCGGACCCAGCTCGAGCTCGGCGGCAAGTCTCCCGCGCTGATCCTCGACGACGCGCCGCTCGACCGGGCGCTGCGGGCACTGGTTCCCGGCGCGACGAACGGCGCGGGCCAGGTGTGCGCGCTGCTGTCGCGGATCCTGGTGTCCGAGCGCAGACACGACGAACTGATCGACAAGCTCCGGGCAGGCTGGGAGCGCTTGACCATCGGCGACCCGCTCGATCCGAAAACCCATCTCGGTCCGTTGATCAACGAGGCCGCGCGGCACCGCACCGAGAACTTCGTCGCCAAAGCCACGGCCGACGGTGCGCATCTGGTCACCGGCGGCAAACGGCCACCGCACCTTGATGCCGGGTGGTTCTACGAGCCGACGTTGTTCACCCACGTGTCCGAGGACGCCGAGCTGGTCCAGCGCGAAGTGTTCGGCCCGGTGACGGCGGTACAGGTGTACCGCGATCTCGACGACGCCGTGCGCCTGGCCAATGCGACCGTCTTCGGATTGTCGGGCGCGGTGTTCACCGCCGACACCGACCTCGGCATCGAGGTGGCGCGTCGGATCCGGGCCGGCGCGGTCGCCGTCAACACCTTCGGTCCCGCGATGAGCGCGCCGTTCGGCGGTGTTGGCGCGTCCGGATGGGGCCGGGAATCGGGCCCAGAGGGAATTCTCGGGTTCACCGAGCTCAAACAGATTCTCGTCGGGTCGTGA
- a CDS encoding TetR/AcrR family transcriptional regulator encodes MGAPRAGNDSVHSAEPTTRAMRKRAGRVRLIEHTAARLFAEYGYEATNFEAIGAALDMRGSSLYYYFPSKEELFLRCMEHAAAEVFPRLRVIAESEGAPLDRLRSMFREEAVITLREYPEFIPLFLKVQVPIDALEQRRDELRREQTAIFREVVDELVTAPQAIPADRLHVTLNLALGGLALIGEWFKPGSDLGVEEFADQVSQTLIRMFVADPG; translated from the coding sequence ATGGGTGCGCCACGCGCAGGTAACGATTCGGTCCACAGTGCCGAACCCACGACGCGGGCGATGCGAAAGCGTGCCGGCCGCGTTCGGTTGATCGAACATACCGCGGCGCGCTTGTTCGCCGAATATGGTTACGAGGCAACAAATTTCGAGGCCATCGGGGCGGCGCTGGACATGCGCGGCTCCAGCCTCTACTACTACTTCCCATCGAAGGAAGAACTCTTCCTGCGCTGTATGGAGCACGCGGCCGCCGAGGTGTTTCCCCGGCTGCGGGTGATCGCCGAGTCGGAGGGTGCGCCGCTTGACCGGCTCCGCTCTATGTTCCGCGAGGAAGCTGTCATCACGCTGCGGGAATACCCGGAGTTCATCCCGCTCTTCCTCAAGGTGCAGGTGCCGATTGACGCGCTCGAACAGCGGCGCGACGAGCTGCGGCGCGAGCAGACCGCGATCTTCCGCGAAGTGGTCGACGAACTCGTCACCGCACCACAGGCTATTCCGGCCGATCGCCTGCACGTGACGTTGAATCTCGCATTGGGCGGGCTGGCCCTGATCGGCGAATGGTTCAAGCCCGGCAGTGATCTCGGGGTCGAAGAATTCGCCGACCAGGTGTCGCAGACTCTGATCAGGATGTTTGTGGCCGATCCCGGCTAG
- a CDS encoding MFS transporter produces MNPQKSWAATIGMRPNQIAVVLFCAFLNMLDGYDVLVMGFAMPYLPEGFASNAQKGYLVSAALAGMAVGAIGLARFADSYGRRKLLMIGLAVNTIGLATSALSTNFETLLLTRFVTGIAIGTISVVIIVLGQESAPANRRSIALGVVMIGYPLGTMLAGFAGAGLLTWVDGAWQGMFWIGAAFGAISLVVTAVFLRESDEFLQRKATGEPTRHVATIAESRLLGQTLRTRTILLAGGYSMLTAAYYFVGTWTPQLIKNASGDAGSGAMAGIMIGLGAVIGGTLFGAVGLKFAGARIAAVTSLVAALAIAVFAVTLRGPIALTMAAVLGAAIFAALTGYTATSTAVYPVLARAKGYGVMMGVGRAGAILSPIVAGYALSVLTPRSMYLAVIVPLTIAAIVALVLMRVRPPSEPEPATQTSRAAVAD; encoded by the coding sequence ATGAATCCACAGAAGTCTTGGGCAGCCACGATCGGCATGCGCCCCAATCAAATAGCAGTCGTCCTGTTCTGCGCGTTCCTGAACATGCTCGACGGATACGACGTCCTGGTGATGGGCTTCGCGATGCCATATCTCCCAGAGGGATTCGCGTCGAACGCCCAGAAGGGATATCTGGTCAGCGCCGCCCTGGCGGGCATGGCCGTCGGCGCGATCGGGCTCGCCCGCTTCGCCGACAGCTACGGGCGTCGCAAGCTCCTGATGATCGGTTTGGCGGTCAACACGATCGGGCTGGCGACCTCGGCCCTATCGACCAACTTCGAGACGCTGTTGCTCACCCGGTTCGTCACCGGTATCGCCATCGGCACGATCAGCGTGGTGATCATCGTGCTCGGCCAGGAGAGCGCGCCGGCGAATCGGCGCAGTATCGCGCTGGGTGTGGTCATGATCGGTTATCCGCTCGGCACGATGCTGGCCGGTTTCGCCGGAGCCGGGCTGCTCACATGGGTCGATGGCGCATGGCAGGGCATGTTCTGGATCGGCGCGGCATTCGGTGCCATCTCCCTGGTCGTCACCGCGGTCTTCCTCCGTGAATCCGACGAGTTTCTCCAGCGCAAGGCCACCGGCGAGCCGACGCGACACGTGGCCACCATCGCCGAAAGCCGACTGTTGGGCCAGACGCTGCGGACGCGGACGATCCTGCTGGCCGGTGGCTATTCGATGCTGACGGCCGCTTACTACTTCGTCGGCACCTGGACTCCGCAGCTGATCAAAAACGCCAGCGGGGATGCCGGCAGCGGTGCGATGGCAGGTATCATGATCGGCTTGGGCGCGGTCATCGGCGGCACCCTTTTCGGTGCGGTCGGCCTGAAATTCGCCGGCGCACGGATCGCCGCCGTCACCTCGCTGGTGGCAGCGCTCGCGATCGCCGTGTTCGCGGTGACACTGCGCGGCCCCATCGCATTGACCATGGCGGCCGTGCTCGGCGCGGCGATCTTCGCGGCGCTCACCGGATACACCGCGACGTCCACCGCCGTCTATCCCGTGCTCGCCCGGGCCAAGGGTTATGGCGTGATGATGGGAGTCGGCCGGGCCGGTGCGATTCTGTCGCCGATCGTCGCCGGCTACGCGTTGAGTGTGCTGACGCCGCGCTCGATGTACCTCGCGGTCATCGTTCCACTGACGATCGCCGCGATCGTCGCGTTGGTCCTGATGCGGGTACGTCCGCCGAGTGAACCCGAGCCCGCGACGCAGACATCGCGAGCGGCTGTCGCGGACTAG
- a CDS encoding N-acyl homoserine lactonase family protein, producing MAATKTIRRVWALDAPQLTVDCGILMLGSGGVQETIPAPTFLIEHDEGLMVFDAGLATTGAGDPAAAYGELASAFHIDFPEAYRLDRQIESIGYATRDVRRVVLSHMHFDHTGGLDLFPHAQGFIGAGELRYAKTPSNLDAAFFREDDITAAQKIAWIEVPARYDHDLFGDGSVTLLSLHGHTPGTLGLKLRMPDESTLVLTSDAAHKWDNVDLTIGMPFDVDRTNKNSSLQKIKLLSTQPGTTVWISHDPTDWAELRAGGSEITSAATLRARTADSVPA from the coding sequence ATGGCAGCAACAAAGACGATTCGCCGTGTATGGGCGCTCGACGCCCCTCAGCTCACCGTCGACTGCGGCATCTTGATGCTCGGCTCGGGCGGCGTGCAGGAGACGATCCCCGCGCCGACATTCCTGATCGAGCACGACGAAGGGCTGATGGTGTTCGACGCGGGCCTGGCGACCACCGGCGCCGGCGATCCCGCTGCCGCGTACGGGGAACTGGCCTCGGCGTTCCACATCGATTTCCCCGAGGCCTACCGGCTCGACCGGCAGATCGAATCCATCGGCTACGCCACCCGCGACGTCCGCCGGGTCGTGCTGTCGCACATGCACTTCGATCACACCGGTGGACTCGATCTTTTTCCGCACGCACAGGGTTTCATCGGCGCGGGCGAACTGCGCTACGCGAAGACGCCGTCGAACCTCGACGCGGCCTTCTTCCGGGAGGACGACATCACGGCCGCGCAGAAGATCGCCTGGATCGAGGTGCCCGCCCGATACGACCACGACCTGTTCGGCGACGGCAGCGTCACCCTGCTCTCACTACACGGCCACACCCCGGGCACCCTCGGCCTGAAGTTGCGCATGCCCGACGAGAGCACCCTCGTCCTCACCAGCGACGCCGCGCACAAATGGGACAACGTCGACCTGACCATCGGCATGCCGTTCGATGTCGACCGCACGAACAAGAACAGCTCGCTGCAGAAGATCAAACTGCTGTCCACGCAGCCCGGAACCACGGTGTGGATCAGCCACGATCCGACGGACTGGGCCGAGCTGCGAGCGGGCGGCTCGGAGATCACCAGCGCCGCGACGCTTCGGGCTCGCACGGCGGACTCCGTGCCGGCGTGA
- a CDS encoding alcohol dehydrogenase catalytic domain-containing protein — MKTLAAVIDEGSTELELRELQSANQVSVKSTSNSSPRNSVIPTTTSSTGFLGGRTPIVLGHEGSGIVESVGPGVTRPQPGDHVVGSFVPTCGSCRYCATGRSSLCDMAADTMNGTFSDGRFRYHDA; from the coding sequence GTGAAGACACTGGCAGCGGTTATCGACGAGGGCAGCACCGAGCTCGAGTTGCGCGAGTTGCAGTCGGCGAACCAAGTTTCGGTGAAGTCCACGTCGAATTCGTCGCCTCGGAACTCTGTGATTCCGACTACCACTTCGTCGACGGGATTTCTCGGAGGTCGCACACCGATCGTCCTCGGCCACGAAGGGTCGGGGATCGTCGAATCCGTCGGACCGGGCGTGACCCGGCCGCAGCCCGGCGACCACGTCGTCGGCAGCTTCGTGCCGACCTGTGGTTCGTGCCGATACTGCGCGACCGGGCGGTCGAGTCTGTGTGACATGGCCGCCGACACGATGAACGGCACCTTCTCCGACGGCCGCTTCCGCTACCACGATGCGTAG